Within the Populus trichocarpa isolate Nisqually-1 chromosome 14, P.trichocarpa_v4.1, whole genome shotgun sequence genome, the region ATGCactaactaaattttttatagaatcaGGAATATGAAAGACTCCATCCAAAGTAAGAATTTTTCTAGAGGACAACTCTAACTTTATTTGGCCTTCTTCTATGACTTGAGTTACCCTCTCATTCCCCATACTCATAGTTTGTGATCAAATATAAGGATgaagtgttatgtgatgttgtgcctATGCATGCTACTCATTTGTTACTAGGAAGGCCTTgacaatttgatagaaaagccaaGCACGATGGGTTTAAGAACAGGTATTCATTGGAGAAGGATGGAAGGATTTATACACTTGCCCCACTCTCACCAAAGCAAGTGTataaagatcaaattcaatTGAAGAATGGCTATGAGGAAGAGCACAACATGTTTCGGCCAAAGTGGAGGAACAAAAAGATTCggccaaaatgaaaaaacaagttgaacaACATGGTGAGGATGTGAGGAAGAGAGAACAGAAAGTGAGccatgagttgaaaaaaaagggaacaaagTTTCGGCCCTTAGGACATTAGGGGAGGGTCAcgaccaagaacaaaaaaaatcaaaggaaggccgagagtggagagaaaatgagtggagagaagaaagaaagggtgagaaaaaaaGAGTGTGTAGAAAATGTAGGGAAGcaccttaatttttttgcaaaatctaaGATCTTAAACATGCATATCTTTCTAGACTTGcttatgattttacttgtgtataaggaggcatTCTTTAACTCAGATGATTTAGATTCTTGTGTTCCTAGTGTTATTAAAGTTCTTTTGCAGGAATTTGAGGATGTCTTTCCGGATGACATTCCTAGTAGTTTGCCGCCAATTAGAggtattgagcatcaaattgactttGTTCCAAGAGCATCTATACCAAATAGACCGACTTATAGGAGCAATCCTGAAGAGATTAAgaagcttcaaaggcaagtgggGGAGTTGATGTCGAAAGGATACATTCGAGAGAGCATGAGTCCCTGTGCAATTCTCGTGCTTCTTGTtccaaaaaagaacaaaacttgGCAAATGTGTGTGGATTGCTAAGCTATCAATAACATCACCATAAAGTATCAACATCCCATTCCtagattagatgatatgttggatgaattacatggttctaaattgttttcgaaaattaatttgaaaagtggttatcatcaaattaagatgaaagaaggggatgaatggaaaactgcttctaaaattaaatatgatttgtatgagtggttggttatgccttttggaCTTACTAATACACAtagtacttttatgagattgatgaatcatgtgttgcgtgcttttattggtaagtttgtagtcgtttactttgatgatatcttgatttatagtaaGGATATTGATGAGCATATAGGTCATTTGAGACAAGTTCTTGATGTGCTTAGAAAAGAGTCCttatatgctaatttgaaaaaagtGTGATTTTTGCATGgatatgattgtttttcttggatatatggttagtgcaaaaggtatagaaatggatgaggctaaggttaaggCTATTCAAGAATGGTCTAAACCAAAATCCATAACAGATGTTAGgatttttcatggtttggctagttttataggagatttgttaaAGATTTTAGTATGATAGCCTCTCCATTGACtgaaattgttaagaaaaatCGTGGGTTTCAAGtaggaagaagaacaagaaaatgtttttagcttgttaaaatcaaagCTGATTTCGGTGCTGTATATGACACATGCAAGGTTTCAGCCAAGGATAAATATTTTAggcatgatggatttttgtttaaggaaTATAAATTATGTGTGCTTAATTGTTCTTTACGTGAATTACTTGTGAGGGAAGCACATAGAGGAGGTTTCATGGGGCATTTTGGAATTACTAAAACTTTGAAGGTTCTGCATGAGCACTTTTATTAgcctaatatgaaaagagatgtgcaaagaaTATGTGATAGGTGCATAACATGTAGACAAGCTAAGTCTAGGGTAATGCTTTATGGACTATACATACCTTTGCCTGTTCCTAAAGAACCTTGggttgatatttctatggattttattttgggtCTGCCTAGGTCCAGGAAAGGAAGAGAatctatatttgttgttgttgatagaTTTTTTAAGATGATACATTTCATTACCTgtcataaaactgatgatgcaacaAATATAGTTGACCTATTCTTTAGAGAGGTCATTCAACTATATGGTCTTCCTAGGAGCATTATATTCGATCGAGatgttaagtttttgagtttcttttggaaggttttgtggggtaattaggaactaaacttttatattttactatttatcatCCACAAACAGATGGCCAAACTGAAGTTATTAACCGGACTTTGATTCAATTGTTAAgggctatcattcaaaagaatcttaaaaattaggaAAATTGTTTGTCATTCATtaaatttgcatataatcgtagtgtgcattctactactgattATTCACCATTTGAGATTGTGTAAGGTTTTAACCCTTTGacaccattagatttgattcctttacctgttgatgaaagggttagtcttgatggtaataaaaaagcacaggtggtgaaagaTCTTCATACAAAGATTTggcaacaaatagaaaagaagaatgaacaatATGCAAACAAAGCCAATAGAGGACGAaattggtgagatttgaaccaggtgattgggtttgggtgcatatgaggaaggaaaggtttcctgaataaagaagatcaaagttgatgcctCGAGAAGATGGTCCTTATTAGATCATACAAaggattaatgataatgcctacGAAATGGATCTATCAGGTAAGTATGATATTAGTGCTACATTCAATATTTctgatctttctttgtttgatgtaggtgatgatttgaGGTCAAATCCTTTTGAgaagagaggggatgatgcgatccaaccatcaatGGATCTATTGGAGGTTCTAGTTGGTCCAattactaggcttagggctaagaagttcaaagaagctttcaatggacttcttcaagagacattggctaaggtggacttcaagaggatttgtaataataaaaagcaagccttgattaatctgattcatgttcaagaggggcttgttagtggaaccaagaccattacacaaggattgagAGAAGAAGACTAAATTTGGACAATTTGACTTTTCGTTACTTTTTTTGTCATAACTGGAGCTAAAGattgaattttgatgtgattctagttaggatggaaactagacttccatacctttcattaagaagagagagaacCATCTGTTTTAAGTTGGGTTTTGCTGCTGTCAGATAGAATGCAGAAACAAcaaacttgtcttatttaattagttgggctatcaaactttatttattttgagaggagacattttatttgggtcttagacttgtttattttatttagtttgggctagttttatcttgggttgattattatttaaattgggcttATGTGAGATCCATTAggaaaactagggttttggcttggagtttaaatactctttaggaataattttagggagacttttgatgatattttcagcattctagccgacttttggttgctccatcttggttcttgattgaactttcaactcttcaaagaattgatcaTTCTGtattgtgaatttatactttctttactcgtctccaggtgtagacattgtgatcgagttggtttatagtcttgttgccttggagcaagtctttcattgtgataagcttattcaaatctcaacaaacttggattagattgatCTTGAGGTCGTGAATTCCATTAAATTCCTCTAGATTTTGCATCATaaggtgtgatcctagtcaggatttttacaaaaaaaaactaattcaagcTCAAATAGGGATCACAAAGGAAGTGGTTAGAACCGATAAGTTTTGTCCTTATTCAGCATAATTGTTTGGAACTTATGGTTTTTATGAATCAATGATTAACAAATCAAGCTACATGTGATTATGCATACAACAAAAATATAGCCCAAGAGACATGAGATGTGagttttttatgcattttttattttttatgtcttggtttagaattttttggTCATCTTAAAATGGgaattttttgaatgatttgttTGTCATGTTATAAATAGGATGtcaaaatgttgttttgagtaaacatcaaattatttctaaaatcaaaacgcatgtttatttatttgtaggTAAAAGGTTttcataaaattgatttgatcaCAATGTCTTGAAAGGGTGAGGGTGTTTCTTAGCGTCTTGATGCATCTTGGAGTTCATCCATTTTGATAAACTTCCATtacattaatttgattaaagaggaaaaataaaatgccaAATGATACTTTTATAATaacatctttttatttcaaaacaacaataacatagATAAAAGCTATTGAAAGTGTAGTACGATCTCCTTAAACTTGAAAACCTATACTTTGAAACAAGCTTTCAACAAAGTCTGGTATTGCCTGCAAATGTCATGGAGGCACCTTGCATTCTTAGCTGCCCTATTAtgagttgttttctttttatggtcACACTCCCTTTTGCCCATAAATTGACCATTAATGAAGACTTTCACAGTCTAGCCTTCATTCCAAGAATCCTTAAAATTGACTTTGAGACcttttttcttgcatgtttCATGCAGCTTGATTGCAAGATGCTTTCTTAGTGTTTATAGGCAAATGAATGGTTTCATCACACCCTTGAATGTTTCTCATACCCTGTTAAGGGATTGTTTAATGTCCTCAAATACATCTCTTATAACTGCTTCTACCAGATTAGTTAgggtttttggtgttttaatgaGTCTATGAGAGTACAAAGGATAATGCAAGATGTCTTTTGagcattttataatttgttcttttataaaagGCTTTTTACAACTCAAATACTGGTGTAAATTGTGCTTAAGGGCTATTCGGGCTAACTTTTCTATACCCCCATTAACTGTCCTGAGTTATGTTAATATACTCGGTGACAAGTATGGGTACTGGGAGTATTATTCTTTTGTAAGAAAGAAGTTCAACACGAAATCCCTTATATATTCTAGATGCCTAGAAGATGGCTCTTTATCAGAGAAAGAGTTATGCGTGAAGGCTTGTTCTAACAACTTTTTGTTGTTAAACTTATAGCTAAGGATACCTTCTACTTCTTTAACAGTCCGTAACCATCTCACCCTTATTGACTCAAGGGAATTCTTTGGTCATTCATCTTCTATGACTTCTCTTTGTGTCATTTCAATCACTAGGTGATCCTGCTCTGTATTGACATCTGACAAGGCTTTTAGCTTTATCATGTGACTCCTAAAAAAGGTGTTATTGTTCCTTTAATAGCTACTAAGTTATCCATTTCACTTCTTACTACTGTCAAGGCTagttctaaaattattttcctcCTCTTTATGTTTGGCTTTTCAAGATTTGTGTCAACAATTTTAAGGTTCTCAACATACACTAGCTTTAGAGAGGCACTATTTATCTTTTGATGTTAAGAGGAAGAGAATGATGATACTACCGGTACTTGAGACCCCAATTACAAAATGAGGTTTTTCTATTGAATGTTTTGGAGCATTTTCTGGTATCTTCATGGAAAGGGCTTACTAAGCGTTTCCAAGCATACATGTTAGCATGTATATCTCCTTCATCATGATGTCCATGCTTTTATTCTCTTGTATGGATTCTAAAAGGGATTTGAatcttggggggggggggggactaTATTTCTTCTGCAAATGAAATATTACAGCGAAAATTTCCCGAGTGATGGTCATTGTGTCACACGCAAGTCCTGAATTTTAGATGCTACATGAAGGGCTTACCTTGATGCAAAACATATGTAGGGAGCATACATCTTAAAGGCAGTTTCTGGTTCTTTTACGTGAGACAAGAGGTAAGTTTACTACTTGATCTGTAAAACAGATCTCTTGTTGTCCTAGAGATCCCTTTCGTGAAGGCAATATAGGGGCTTAGTAGGCAATAGGATGACACGTGTATCAATTAttatcagtctaaacactcagtGAAGAGTTAGGGTTTACAGAAACTTAAatcttgactcaagtcataaggtaAGCTAATGGTCCTCCACTTAGCCTAAAGCTTTTTAGTGTGTGCTCTCATAAATAATATAAGTGATGCATGAATGTTTTTGCATAACAGGAAGTAAAAAGAAAGCATGCCAAAACTCTTAAACAAAGTAAGTCAttcatagttaaaaaataaacaaacatcaaTCTTATTATAgcacaaacaaataaaacaaaacctagTCCAAAGGTCTCCAGTGAAGTCATCATCTTGTTATACTCTCCTCACAAGAGCACGACATCGTGGCAACGCTTTGTAGCCGTGTTCTAGATGGTTTTTTGTTCACTTAGGAGTCGTTCAATATAATAAGTCCTTACAAAGGTAAGGcaattaatctcttatttaaaaggatattttatagaatacaaaaaaaaataaaaaaattcttttataagTTTAGGGAGTCTGTGAAAAAATCAGTTTACCCTTATTTGAATTACTCAATAACATACCTTTCTCTATTTTAACTCgaataataaattgttcattTTTCTGggaataaatatcaaatatactCTTAAATTGCTAGGATattgttaatttctttatataaatcttattccaaaacatcttgatttttcaattataatgtATGTTAGAGTCGTTTAACGAACGAACGGTAAGTTTcttataaaatgatattgtttgaagttcttaatttataatttttgaagacTTAAGGGTaaaactgatataaaaaaaaattgtttactGAGAAATGAGATTACATATATAATTGAAGGATATTTTTAGGGTTGgcccttttcatttctttgttttgaaaaacaacgACAAGTTGCTCGTTTTTGGAACAGAAGGAGAAGTTGGTTGTGCATCGTGAGACAAACGACGAGTTGTTGTTTTGGGTTGAGCAAATTCTAGATCCTCAGCCTATTCAGCTAAGTTGTCTAATCGACGGATCCACTCGACATCTGCGGCAGCTCCGGCGACTCCTCCCCCTGTACTTCTGGTAAGACTTCAATTTCTCTCGATCTTTCGGTGTCtctattttttggttaaatttctTTGTGTTCGGTGCCAAACCCTCCTTGCTTACCTGACATGGAAGCGTATTTAATTGAGGAAGAGGATCAGCTATGGTTCTCTCGTTTGGTTTGCAGGACTTCATTCTCCGAGCTCGAGTGCTGAAACTGTATAGGCAAGCACTAAGGACTACAAGGAGAGCACCTGGTGACGCTAGAGGTGAAGTTTATATTTtgtgattgattaatttttcttgatgttaTCAATTTGATTAAGGATTTTACAGACTGCGGTTATATTCTCATTTGAAGGCTGTTATATTGTtctttcaacattttctttttgggtttgtTACAAGCTTGATTTTCCGTTTTAATGGTTCATGCATCGTcattatagaaaaagaaaatcaattattaaaatgaCAACGATCATTTATAGAAAAAGGCTTCAATAGGGTCCGAAAAGTGCAACTCTTTACTGGGAGAAAAGTTCAGGCAACTATGAATTATAGCATTGTTTCAAATGTAATGGGTTTTACAGCTGACCTGAAACAAACAATTAGACAAGAGATGGAGAATAACCGGCATTGCAATGACAAGCAAAGGATTCGTTTTCTCATCAGTGAAGGATTAGAGAGATTAAAACGTCTGGACGAGATGCTCGATATGCAGGGACATTCCCAGTGGACATAACTGGGCACGTGTTGTGCAGATGATATTCTGTGTTTCAAGAAACTGTATTAAATTTGTcagttttatgttttataattgatATTGTGTAACACATGAACAATAAAACCTTAATTGCTTGTTTTGATGCTTTCGCCTTTCGCAGTGGTGATTGCCAGAAAAATGCAGTGTCCGGGTTCAGGGCGAGTTTGCCTCTGCTTTTTTCTGTTTCTGAAAATGTATGTTCCTGCGTGGACTGCAAAATAGTATCTAAAGGTTGGCTTAATTAGAATTTgactttgcaattttattttcctgATACAAAGGACGAAGAAAATAGTATTGAAGTGTtgttcatcaataatgtttatGATGAAAAACAGAGCAGCATTTGTCATACGTTTCAGGAAGGCAACTGTTGTGCGGATTGATTCGTTAATTATGATCATGGCTTTGTACTTACGCTCGTTTATTATAAAAAGGAAAACCCTTACGGTTGGCAATTTGCAGTCAAGCCAGGAGTCAACCCAAAGATACAGGTTAGAAGATTTTGGTTGGCTAAAAGATTAGGGTCATGCTGattctactctctctctctcttactccATATGTGTCATGCTGCAATTGGTGACATGTAGAAAGATGGAGGAAACATGAGAGACTAATCCAATGGCAAGGAGCCGTCTGTTCCGCCAactacaaaatcaaacaagCCCCTAAAATCGTGCACCCACGACACCTACGCGCAAGGAACACCTTAGACAAGAAAAAGACGCAGCCTTTCATCTCCCTCTCATTGCTCTTCAATCAATCATTTTCctccttttctattttgttgGTTGTGTTCTTTTGCATTGAGTTCTATGAGGAAGTTGTGTCCAAATTATGATAGGGAAGATGCACTTGACACCGTCTTGGAGGTTCCTATACCGGAAGAGATGTTCACAAAAATGGGCAACAATTCAGCTTCCCGTTGGCAAAACATGCGTGCATTGATGAATGCTCAAGCTGCTGCTGATAAATCAACCCATCTCCAATCTAAATCAAATACTGAATTTATAGCATTGCTTAAGCTTGTTGGCTCTCCTCTTATCCCTTTTCAGGCCCACCCTGACCAGCCACTCACTCGTCCTCTCAAAGATTGTTCCATTGTATGTATGACTCTTTCATTTTCCTCTTCAAGATTCTTTTCTGGCTTAATCTGAGCATGAAAATGGAAGGTACCTAATTAAGGGATATGAcaatttaaggggaaaaaaagaggagTAAATGAAATTCATTGctggactatatatatattcgtaTGATTTGAGAGATTATCTGAAAATCTTGCCGTGCTATAATGGCGTGcatgttttgttattttgaaaacCTTCCCTGCAAATGTAAAGGTCCTATTCAGCGTGGCAGAGGAATAGCTGAAAACTGTTGAAATTTGGTGGATGAAATTGAGAACATTGGGATTTTTTTGCTTGTTATTAATTCACCTGTAGGCTATGGCGATAAGGCTATTTGCTTGCTTCGCATTTCACATTTGATAtggaagagaaagaaacaaTCAAAAGGGCAAAACCCtcagcattttttattttatgcttcATGCTTAACTCAGAACATTAATTCTTCATTCTACTTTTTATTGATCAGTGAGGCTGATGAGGACGTATCTCAGCTCTTTCAACTAGAACTGGAAATGTGAGTCCTGGTTAATAACAGTATCTTATTTCATGAACAGGGAGCTTCTACCGCAAAATATATAGTACAACAATATATAGCAGCAATTGGAGGACCATTGGCGCTGAATTCAGTGAAGAGCATGTATGCAGTAGGGCAGGTTAAGATGGCTGCATCAGAAATGCACCAAGGTGATGACAGTGTGCACGCAGAAGGCAAGTCTGAGGTTGGTGGATTTGTACTATGGCAAAAAAACCCTGATTTATGGTACCTAGAACTAGTTGTTTCTGGTTACAAGGTTAGTGCAGGCAGTGATGGCAAGGTTGCTTGGAACCAGTCCTCTTCTCAGGCCTCTCATGCTAATAGAGGTCCTCCAAGACCCTTGCGGCGGTTCTTCCAGGTATAACCTTCTCTGAATGTTTTACTTTCTATTGACAAAATAATCGTTTTACGTAATCTAAAACTAttgatttaatatctttttggtTGTATTGTTTCAAAATGTCAAATGCATTGAAGATGATTTTCTTTGTGATGTGATCTCAATAGGGATTGGATCCAAGGTGCACTGCCAACTTGTTCTTAGAAGCAGTAAGCATTACAGAGAAGAAAGTGAGCAATGAAGACTGCTTTGTAATCAAGCTCGAGACCGACTCGAACACCCTTAAAGCTCAAAGTTCTTCCAACACAGAAATTGTACACCATATAATATGGGGCTACTTCAGCCAAAGAACAGGACTCCTTGTCAAATTCGAGGATACGAAATTAGTGAAGATGAAACCGATTAAAGGAAATGATAATGTGTTTTGGGAGACAAGTATGGAGTCAGTGGTTGGAGATTATAGATATATTGAAGGCATCAATGTAGCACATAGTGGAAAGACTACAGCAACACTTCACAGATATGGAGCATCACATAATCATAAGAGGAAAATAGAGGAAACATGGATGATTGACGaagttgattttaatatatgtggGTTGTCAATGGATTGTTTTTTACCTCCTGCTGATCTAAAGAGAGAACAGGAAGGAGGAGAGCAGTGACCAActtactttcattttttttttttttggaataggGGAACAGAAATGTGAGTTAAAGATTGCAGGTTGAAGGGAAATTCCCTGTACATGTAGGAAAGTGGAAAATTTCTTATAGAGGAGAAGAGTGTTggaaacaagagagaaaagtcttgttcttgttcagaaaaactatgtttttgttTACACTTTGCTCGATGGAGGAATTCTTCCAACAATAAGGCGCAACCCCTCGTTTTCAACAACACACGCTATTACAATGGATAGCTATGCGCAATGCTTACGTTCCTTTCATATGGTAAGAATCTGGTCATCCGCGCGCTTTCTACCTGTCATAATGCACAGTAGCCCTCGTAAACCTCCAGTATTTTAGGAATATTCACCGTTCCGTACtgtatatatttaaattgaGACTTGAACTAATTGAAATATTCACCATTCCCTATTCTATACACTACcggtttgtttaaaattttaccATCTCTTGTTTGGACAAGGAAGGGGAACGAAGGAgatataaattttctttattcgGATAGAAAAGTGAatgaaagataataaatattattcatatgAATACCTTTTAGTTTAAGGTAAAGGATGAAGCTACAAATGAGATTCTGGACACGTATTTGTTTAAAGCATGGTTATAAAACTTATACCGGTATAATGGTTCAGCTCTTGATCTGGCTGCTTGAAGATTAGACTATtttaagttgaagaaaaaataaaaaataaaaacatagttgACCTAATAAAAAACTCGGGTTAATTCAATGTCCTAATTAATCCAAGTCTGATCAAGTCAAAACCCAACCATTAACCcattaacactttttttttgaaaaaaaatagtcaaaacaatattgttttgattctctaaaaataaaattgtgttaaCCCGTAACTCGGGCTTTATCTTTTGTCAATCCTCGAGTCGGATTTTATAACTAtggtttaaataataaattttatttgagaaaaaaaattataaagttatttcaTTCTTGTTATAGGATcaaatttttcatcaaaatttcaaTCCTAATGCGGCAGCATAATCATCCATTAAACTCAATCTTTCTTCACCAAATTCACTCTTGGTTTGCCTATATCCAAAGTGTTTCACTTATCCAAAATGTTTCCCCTAATCTCTTGTTTGTTATAGACAAGTAGAGACAACACgagtaaataaacaaaatcaaaagcacAAATATTACATGAAAATCCCAACATTTATTAGCCTTTAATAAAGGAACAGTACACAAATATATCTTGTTTGTGCAATGCACAATCATTTGCATGCTACACAACCTTTGtcttatttataatacaaaaatgTACAAAAGCTACAAAGAAACTACCTCCTAGGGGATCAAAACAAGTTCAGTtagttttttctcaaaatagtTAATTGTTGTGACTATCAACAACGACATAACATGTtgcaatttcttttgatttgccGCCCAATAAACCATCATGCCAATCTTCCATACCATTGTGCAAGTATCGTTGTGCCATTACACATCTTAGACAGTCCCTCGTCCAAGTCAAAAGTTGTGTGAGCTATGAACCTGCTATTTACACGTATTATTATACACTGTTATCGAATCTATCATTGCCCATGCATGTTACCATCATCCTAATAGTGTTTTCATCGTGCGTCCTCATGCCTAGACCTATGACAAACCTTCCCCATTAAAAGAGTCTGACACCCTCATTGAAACATAAATGAGGTAGTCCTGCACtaaatcctaaaattaacaCAAGTTAGTTCTCTCTCCCAAGAAACCTCCTAATCATTCTCCTATTT harbors:
- the LOC7463402 gene encoding uncharacterized protein LOC7463402; its protein translation is MVLSFGLQDFILRARVLKLYRQALRTTRRAPGDARADLKQTIRQEMENNRHCNDKQRIRFLISEGLERLKRLDEMLDMQGHSQWT
- the LOC7455671 gene encoding uncharacterized protein LOC7455671; amino-acid sequence: MRKLCPNYDREDALDTVLEVPIPEEMFTKMGNNSASRWQNMRALMNAQAAADKSTHLQSKSNTEFIALLKLVGSPLIPFQAHPDQPLTRPLKDCSIGASTAKYIVQQYIAAIGGPLALNSVKSMYAVGQVKMAASEMHQGDDSVHAEGKSEVGGFVLWQKNPDLWYLELVVSGYKVSAGSDGKVAWNQSSSQASHANRGPPRPLRRFFQGLDPRCTANLFLEAVSITEKKVSNEDCFVIKLETDSNTLKAQSSSNTEIVHHIIWGYFSQRTGLLVKFEDTKLVKMKPIKGNDNVFWETSMESVVGDYRYIEGINVAHSGKTTATLHRYGASHNHKRKIEETWMIDEVDFNICGLSMDCFLPPADLKREQEGGEQ